One window of the Labilibaculum sp. genome contains the following:
- a CDS encoding glycoside hydrolase family 2 TIM barrel-domain containing protein, with amino-acid sequence MIRFMLKIVFVLVLCVGLLSCRQNHKGEYVNGRNSFNKGWEFVKDVKVPIDELMIRKDKDFSWEKVSLPHTANIEPLVIKGDQWQGTCFYRKYFSLSKDLSGKHLALYFEGAMQVAEVFMNGELLYTNLGGYLPFYVDITKNVEFGVENCLLVKLNNEDNPLVPPGKSLKVLDFNTYSGIYRNVWLEVKNPLHISNEVEVDHIAAGGVFVTYSNVGEDSAKVHVQVDMKNDLATEKEVEVQLELIDEGEAAIVSSSQKQVLKANSTAKVNTDIEVKQPKLWSPDSPFLYTLRIKVLLKGEELETKDVKIGIRTFSITAQEGFTINGRPLYLRGTNRHQEYPYVGYAISDNANYRDAWKIKMAGFNIVRLSHYPQSQAFLNACDELGILVMDAIPGWQFFGNEEFQKNAIQDIRKMVRVDRNHPSVVLWESSLNESAMSQDFMEKSHEAVHEEFPGTDVYTCGWKDFAYDVFNPARQHAKPPYYWNKYEKDKPFFIAEYGDWEYYAQNAGFNQKAFQDLSDEERNSRQLRSAGQKRLAQQALNYQEAHNSNLQGKAIGDANWLMFDYNRGYAPDLESSGIMDIFRLPKFAYYFYKSQTNIGEPELKQFTEPMVEIANYYNDPSFLDVKVYSNCEEVELLVNGKSAGKQKPDQDKNSTRLNHPPFTFRLTSFTPGELVAKGYVDGKVVSEAVQKTPGGPAALKLWMDESGKKLESACNDLVFVYASVVDKEGNRLPLAENSIQFMIDGEAEIIGANPVNAEAGIATVLVKAGELPGSIKVTAVSDGLQDGTLEVCVE; translated from the coding sequence ATGATTAGATTTATGTTGAAAATAGTATTTGTGTTGGTTCTTTGTGTGGGACTTTTGTCGTGCAGACAGAACCATAAGGGAGAGTATGTGAATGGAAGAAATTCGTTTAATAAGGGATGGGAGTTTGTTAAAGATGTAAAGGTGCCAATTGATGAATTGATGATCCGTAAAGACAAGGATTTTTCATGGGAAAAAGTTTCTTTACCTCATACTGCAAATATAGAACCTTTGGTTATTAAAGGAGATCAGTGGCAGGGAACTTGTTTTTACCGCAAATATTTTTCGCTGTCCAAAGATTTATCCGGCAAACATCTGGCTTTGTATTTTGAAGGAGCCATGCAGGTTGCGGAGGTATTTATGAATGGGGAGTTGCTTTATACCAACTTGGGCGGTTATCTTCCTTTTTATGTGGACATTACAAAAAATGTTGAGTTTGGAGTTGAAAATTGTCTGCTTGTGAAATTGAATAATGAAGACAATCCTTTAGTGCCACCGGGAAAATCATTAAAAGTTCTCGACTTCAATACCTATAGCGGAATTTATCGAAATGTTTGGTTGGAGGTGAAAAATCCTTTGCACATTTCAAATGAGGTGGAGGTTGATCACATTGCTGCAGGAGGTGTATTTGTAACTTATAGTAATGTTGGTGAAGACTCGGCTAAGGTTCATGTTCAGGTGGATATGAAAAACGATTTAGCCACCGAAAAGGAAGTGGAAGTTCAGTTGGAATTAATTGATGAGGGTGAAGCTGCAATAGTGAGTTCCTCTCAAAAACAAGTGCTAAAAGCTAATTCTACAGCAAAAGTAAACACGGATATAGAAGTGAAGCAACCAAAACTTTGGTCGCCTGATTCTCCGTTTCTTTATACTCTCAGAATTAAAGTATTATTGAAGGGAGAGGAGTTGGAGACCAAGGATGTAAAAATAGGAATCAGAACATTTAGCATTACTGCACAAGAGGGATTTACAATAAATGGAAGGCCTTTGTATTTAAGAGGAACCAATCGTCATCAGGAATATCCATATGTTGGATATGCTATTTCTGATAATGCCAATTACAGAGATGCCTGGAAAATTAAAATGGCAGGTTTTAATATTGTCCGCTTGTCGCATTATCCGCAAAGTCAGGCATTTTTAAATGCCTGCGACGAATTGGGAATATTGGTAATGGATGCTATTCCAGGCTGGCAGTTTTTCGGGAATGAGGAGTTTCAGAAAAATGCAATTCAAGATATACGTAAAATGGTTCGGGTTGATCGTAATCATCCTTCTGTGGTTTTGTGGGAATCTTCATTAAATGAATCGGCAATGAGTCAGGATTTTATGGAGAAGTCGCACGAAGCAGTTCATGAAGAATTTCCGGGAACTGATGTTTATACCTGTGGTTGGAAAGATTTTGCTTACGATGTTTTTAATCCTGCACGCCAACACGCTAAGCCTCCATATTACTGGAATAAGTATGAAAAGGACAAGCCATTTTTTATTGCTGAATATGGCGATTGGGAATATTATGCTCAAAATGCCGGTTTCAATCAAAAAGCCTTTCAGGATTTGTCTGATGAGGAGCGTAATTCCCGGCAGTTAAGAAGTGCCGGTCAAAAAAGATTGGCGCAGCAAGCCTTGAATTATCAAGAGGCTCACAACAGTAATCTTCAAGGGAAAGCGATAGGTGATGCCAACTGGTTGATGTTTGATTACAACCGTGGCTATGCGCCGGATCTGGAATCTTCTGGAATCATGGATATTTTTCGTCTGCCTAAATTCGCCTATTATTTTTACAAAAGTCAGACAAATATTGGAGAGCCAGAATTGAAACAATTTACTGAACCAATGGTCGAAATTGCTAATTATTACAATGATCCATCCTTTTTAGATGTGAAGGTTTACAGCAATTGCGAGGAAGTGGAGCTGTTGGTAAATGGCAAAAGTGCAGGAAAACAAAAACCCGATCAGGATAAAAACAGCACCCGCTTAAATCATCCTCCGTTTACTTTTCGATTGACCTCATTTACACCAGGAGAGTTGGTGGCAAAAGGATATGTGGATGGCAAAGTAGTATCAGAAGCAGTTCAGAAAACACCAGGCGGGCCCGCAGCTCTAAAATTATGGATGGATGAGAGTGGTAAAAAATTGGAAAGTGCATGTAACGATCTTGTGTTTGTATATGCTTCCGTTGTCGATAAAGAAGGCAATAGACTTCCTTTGGCGGAAAATAGTATCCAATTTATGATTGATGGAGAAGCAGAGATTATTGGAGCAAATCCTGTTAATGCCGAAGCCGGAATAGCAACTGTTTTGGTAAAGGCCGGAGAATTACCGGGTAGTATCAAAGTAACTGCTGTGTCGGATGGTTTACAGGATGGAACTCTGGAGGTATGTGTGGAATAG